In a genomic window of Carassius carassius chromosome 43, fCarCar2.1, whole genome shotgun sequence:
- the LOC132124900 gene encoding E3 ubiquitin-protein ligase RNF19B-like isoform X1 yields the protein MSETTKKFTPRDKGIKLVSKPNDLDEYDDDLDVLRAVLSCGHITDPETLTDCCKTQLDCGQTEFRCPVCEETWPYDEVRKLAKLTLEEQLSFEEKLGTNTVKSLVDFRVCPGCSTFVERLDVSNLCVECPVCTEKTGNAYEFCWNCLREWKGSQNRADRCGNVGCTVDKKLLKDCPMISLTYFDNKVQCPNIRACTSCGMLIQHTNDGCNNMDCPECDNQFCFICLNPGHDYDEDQPCELAPRQTESESKQ from the exons ATGAATATGATGATGATCTGGATGTATTAAGGGCAGTGTTATCCTGTGGTCACATCACTGATCCAGAGACACTGACCGATTGTTGTAAAACTCAGCTGGACTGT GGACAGACTGAATTCAGATGCCCAGTGTGTGAGGAAACATGGCCATATGATGAAGTGAGAAAACTGGCAAAACTTACACTTGAAGAGCAGCTGAGTTTTGAGGAAAAGCTTGGGACCAACACTGTTAAGAGTTTAGTTGACTTCAGGGTT TGTCCTGGTTGTAGCACGTTTGTTGAAAGGTTGGATGTTTCCAATCTCTGCGTGGAGTGCCCAGTTTGCACAGAAAAGACTGGAAATGCATATGAATTTTGCTGGAATTGTTTAAGAGAGTGGAAAGGGTCTCAAAATCGTGCTGATCGATGTGGTAATGTGGGATGTACCGTTGACAAGAAACTGCTGAAAGACTGTCCAATGATATCTTTAACATACTTTGACAATAAGGTGCAGTGTCCAAATATCCGTGCATGCACATCTTGTGGTATGCTGATTCAACACACTAATGATGGATGTAATAACATGGATTGCCCTGAATGTGACAATCAGTTttgctttatttgtttaaatCCTGGCCATGACTATGATGAAGATCAGCCATGCGAACTGGCTCCAAGGCAAACAGAGTCTGAATCAAAGCAGTAA
- the LOC132124900 gene encoding uncharacterized protein LOC132124900 isoform X2 → MSGDAKKFTSFDKGINLVSKPSDLDEYDDDPDVLRAVLSCGHITDPETLTDCCRAQMDDGKTEFKCPLCEKKWPYDEVRKLAKLSDDETLIFEDKVGTNTVKKLVDFRGCPGCGTFVERLDVSNLCVKCSVCTERTRKSYHFCWQCLREWKGPGPRADRCDNVGCAIDQKLLKDCPLITLTSVQNVQCPAIRACTSCGVLTEHNNKGHKIIECHACNNRFCFICLKPADECIKSATHYIKCTAGVAPRQAD, encoded by the exons ATGTCCGGAGACGCGaagaaattcacttcattcgacAAAGGTATCAATTTGGTGTCAAAACCAAGCGATCTCG ATGAATATGATGATGATCCAGATGTTTTAAGAGCTGTGTTATCCTGCGGTCACATCACTGATCCAGAGACACTGACAGACTGCTGCAGAGCTCAGATGGATGAT GGAAAGACCGAATTCAAATGTCCGCTGTGTGAGAAGAAATGGCCATATGATGAAGTGCGAAAACTGGCGAAACTTTCAGATGATGAAACATTAATTTTTGAGGACAAGGTTGGGACAAACACGGTTAAGAAGTTAGTCGACTTCAGGGGT TGTCCTGGTTGTGGCACCTTCGTTGAAAGGTTGGATGTGTCCAATCTCTGTGTAAAATGCTCAGTTTGCACAGAAAGGACCAGAAAAAGCTATCATTTCTGCTGGCAGTGTCTGAGAGAGTGGAAAGGACCCGGACCTCGTGCTGATCGATGTGATAATGTGGGATGTGCCATTGACCAGAAACTGCTCAAAGATTGTCCACTGATCACTTTAACATCagttcaaaatgtgcagtgtcCAGCAATCCGTGCTTGCACGTCTTGTGGCGTGCTAACTGAACACAATAACAAGGGACATAAAATTATAGAATGCCATGCATGCAATAACCGATTTTGTTTTATCTGTTTAAAGCCTGCAGATGAGTGTATAAAATCAGCAACCCATTACATTAAATGCACAGCTGGGGTTGCACCAAGACAAGCTGATTAA
- the LOC132124900 gene encoding uncharacterized protein LOC132124900 isoform X3, translating into MSETTKKFTPRDKGIKLVSKPNDLDEYDDDPDVLRAVLSCGHITDPETLTDCCRAQMDDGKTEFKCPLCEKKWPYDEVRKLAKLSDDETLIFEDKVGTNTVKKLVDFRGCPGCGTFVERLDVSNLCVKCSVCTERTRKSYHFCWQCLREWKGPGPRADRCDNVGCAIDQKLLKDCPLITLTSVQNVQCPAIRACTSCGVLTEHNNKGHKIIECHACNNRFCFICLKPADECIKSATHYIKCTAGVAPRQAD; encoded by the exons ATGAATATGATGATGATCCAGATGTTTTAAGAGCTGTGTTATCCTGCGGTCACATCACTGATCCAGAGACACTGACAGACTGCTGCAGAGCTCAGATGGATGAT GGAAAGACCGAATTCAAATGTCCGCTGTGTGAGAAGAAATGGCCATATGATGAAGTGCGAAAACTGGCGAAACTTTCAGATGATGAAACATTAATTTTTGAGGACAAGGTTGGGACAAACACGGTTAAGAAGTTAGTCGACTTCAGGGGT TGTCCTGGTTGTGGCACCTTCGTTGAAAGGTTGGATGTGTCCAATCTCTGTGTAAAATGCTCAGTTTGCACAGAAAGGACCAGAAAAAGCTATCATTTCTGCTGGCAGTGTCTGAGAGAGTGGAAAGGACCCGGACCTCGTGCTGATCGATGTGATAATGTGGGATGTGCCATTGACCAGAAACTGCTCAAAGATTGTCCACTGATCACTTTAACATCagttcaaaatgtgcagtgtcCAGCAATCCGTGCTTGCACGTCTTGTGGCGTGCTAACTGAACACAATAACAAGGGACATAAAATTATAGAATGCCATGCATGCAATAACCGATTTTGTTTTATCTGTTTAAAGCCTGCAGATGAGTGTATAAAATCAGCAACCCATTACATTAAATGCACAGCTGGGGTTGCACCAAGACAAGCTGATTAA